The Helianthus annuus cultivar XRQ/B chromosome 16, HanXRQr2.0-SUNRISE, whole genome shotgun sequence genome includes a window with the following:
- the LOC110920464 gene encoding F-box/FBD/LRR-repeat protein At1g13570-like isoform X1 codes for MEVKESECAVEDVISSMPDIVITHILDRLPVQDAVKTGILSKNWRFKWTMLSRLVFDEDFYLYLILKTNYESKFGRIISRLLLHLRGAITKFVLYIDERCYSALDDEDIASWFSFLSRKGVKDLTVTKTNGEPLNLPSHLFSCLELKHLKLFYCRLDPPVDFRGFPNLLSLESGLLHFESSKFGEFITQCPLLEILNMRYRRFFLDILNTRYQRHSLEEMGMDIISVGKVKLAEIANAANIKILSVSLCDTVPSTKFSSIFQLVGLLPKLHKLNLDFVRCKDKFTEVGAKKRFLTTHPCLKTLTLSTIDLCDGIMLSCALELIRNFPNVQTLEITATRDWVGILDDYPNDPTPAAATCSRDLDNDTMGLLQLQSAVFTQFKGSENEVYLIKYLLACSPFLKKLAVKLHFLLGPDEELIFARKLLKLHRASPIAEIKLS; via the exons ATGGAAGTTAAAGAATCTGAGTGTGCAGTGGAAGATGTTATTAGCAGCATGCCAGATATTGTGATAACTCATATTCTGGATCGATTGCCGGTACAAGATGCAGTGAAGACCGGTATCTTGTCGAAAAACTGGAGGTTTAAGTGGACTATGCTTAGCCGACTCGTGTTTGATGAGGATTTctatttgtatttaatattaaaaaCAAATTATGAAAGTAAGTTTGGGAGGATTATAAGTAGGCTTCTACTTCATCTTAGAGGTGCTATAACAAAGTTTGTCCTCTACATAGACGAGCGATGTTACTCCGCGTTGGATGATGAAGATATCGCAAGTTGGTTTTCGTTCTTGTCTAGGAAAGGAGTTAAGGATCTCACTGTTACGAAGACGAATGGGGAACCGCTTAATTTGCCTTCCCATCTCTTCTCTTGTTTAGAGTTGAAACATTTGAAGCTTTTTTACTGTCGTCTTGATCCTCCGGTTGATTTTCGTGGTTTTCCGAACCTACTGAGCTTAGAGTCGGGTCTGCTGCATTTTGAAAGTAGTAAATTTGGGGAGTTTATTACTCAGTGTCCCTTACTTGAGATTTTGAACATGCGTTATCGGCGTTTCTTTCTTGATATTTTGAACACGCGTTATCAGCGTCACTCACTTGAAGAGATGGGCATGGATATAATCTCGGTAGGCAAAGTGAAACTAGCGGAGATTGCAAACGCTGCAAATATCAAAATATTATCCGTGTCATTGTGTGACACAGTACCGAGCACAAAATTCAGTAGTATCTTTCAACTTGTGGGTCTTCTTCCTAAACTTCACAAACTTAATTTGGATTTCGTAAGGTGCAAGGACAAG TTCACAGAAGTCGGTGCGAAAAAGAGGTTCCTTACCACTCATCCATGCCTCAAGACACTTACATTATCAACAATAGATTTATGCGACGGTATTATGTTATCTTGTGCTCTTGAATTGATTAGGAACTTCCCGAATGTGCAGACCCTTGAAATCACAGCAACTAGAGATTGGGTTGGTATTTTG GATGATTATCCAAATGACCCGACACCTGCGGCTGCAACTTGTTCTCGGGATTTAGACAACGACACAATGGGGCTGCTGCAGCTTCAGAGTGCTGTGTTTACGCAATTTAAAGGTTCAGAGAATGAAGTATATTTGATAAAGTATTTACTTGCGTGCTCCCCTTTCTTAAAAAAGCTTGCTGTTAAACTCCACTTTCTCCTCGGGCCTGATGAAGAGTTGATTTTTGCTCGGAAGTTGTTGAAGCTCCATCGAGCCTCCCCCATAGCTGAAATTAAACTATCCTAA
- the LOC110920464 gene encoding F-box/FBD/LRR-repeat protein At1g13570-like isoform X2, with amino-acid sequence MEVKESECAVEDVISSMPDIVITHILDRLPVQDAVKTGILSKNWRFKWTMLSRLVFDEDFYLYLILKTNYESKFGRIISRLLLHLRGAITKFVLYIDERCYSALDDEDIASWFSFLSRKGVKDLTVTKTNGEPLNLPSHLFSCLELKHLKLFYCRLDPPVDFRGFPNLLSLESGLLHFESSKFGEFITQCPLLEILNMRYRRFFLDILNTRYQRHSLEEMGMDIISVGKVKLAEIANAANIKILSVSLCDTVPSTKFSSIFQLVGLLPKLHKLNLDFVRCKDKFTEVGAKKRFLTTHPCLKTLTLSTIDLCDGIMLSCALELIRNFPNVQTLEITATRDWDDYPNDPTPAAATCSRDLDNDTMGLLQLQSAVFTQFKGSENEVYLIKYLLACSPFLKKLAVKLHFLLGPDEELIFARKLLKLHRASPIAEIKLS; translated from the exons ATGGAAGTTAAAGAATCTGAGTGTGCAGTGGAAGATGTTATTAGCAGCATGCCAGATATTGTGATAACTCATATTCTGGATCGATTGCCGGTACAAGATGCAGTGAAGACCGGTATCTTGTCGAAAAACTGGAGGTTTAAGTGGACTATGCTTAGCCGACTCGTGTTTGATGAGGATTTctatttgtatttaatattaaaaaCAAATTATGAAAGTAAGTTTGGGAGGATTATAAGTAGGCTTCTACTTCATCTTAGAGGTGCTATAACAAAGTTTGTCCTCTACATAGACGAGCGATGTTACTCCGCGTTGGATGATGAAGATATCGCAAGTTGGTTTTCGTTCTTGTCTAGGAAAGGAGTTAAGGATCTCACTGTTACGAAGACGAATGGGGAACCGCTTAATTTGCCTTCCCATCTCTTCTCTTGTTTAGAGTTGAAACATTTGAAGCTTTTTTACTGTCGTCTTGATCCTCCGGTTGATTTTCGTGGTTTTCCGAACCTACTGAGCTTAGAGTCGGGTCTGCTGCATTTTGAAAGTAGTAAATTTGGGGAGTTTATTACTCAGTGTCCCTTACTTGAGATTTTGAACATGCGTTATCGGCGTTTCTTTCTTGATATTTTGAACACGCGTTATCAGCGTCACTCACTTGAAGAGATGGGCATGGATATAATCTCGGTAGGCAAAGTGAAACTAGCGGAGATTGCAAACGCTGCAAATATCAAAATATTATCCGTGTCATTGTGTGACACAGTACCGAGCACAAAATTCAGTAGTATCTTTCAACTTGTGGGTCTTCTTCCTAAACTTCACAAACTTAATTTGGATTTCGTAAGGTGCAAGGACAAG TTCACAGAAGTCGGTGCGAAAAAGAGGTTCCTTACCACTCATCCATGCCTCAAGACACTTACATTATCAACAATAGATTTATGCGACGGTATTATGTTATCTTGTGCTCTTGAATTGATTAGGAACTTCCCGAATGTGCAGACCCTTGAAATCACAGCAACTAGAGATTGG GATGATTATCCAAATGACCCGACACCTGCGGCTGCAACTTGTTCTCGGGATTTAGACAACGACACAATGGGGCTGCTGCAGCTTCAGAGTGCTGTGTTTACGCAATTTAAAGGTTCAGAGAATGAAGTATATTTGATAAAGTATTTACTTGCGTGCTCCCCTTTCTTAAAAAAGCTTGCTGTTAAACTCCACTTTCTCCTCGGGCCTGATGAAGAGTTGATTTTTGCTCGGAAGTTGTTGAAGCTCCATCGAGCCTCCCCCATAGCTGAAATTAAACTATCCTAA
- the LOC110920461 gene encoding F-box/FBD/LRR-repeat protein At1g13570 has protein sequence MMALEASEFAPEDIISTMPDSVVTNILQRLPLQDAVRTGILSRNWRFKWTMLTQLIFDTNFFAHLIERRGENTFGMIISRLLLHLNSTMTKSVLVLTLLDVVDIHHLILFLSEKGIKDLTLTSWCKPQVKLPTHLFSSLELKHLNISGCCFNPPPSFRGFPNLLSLELCNVQFGGDLGEFLAQCPLLESLDLGYLSYSGNLKPAEIAKFENLKILSLSLCHLETTTTTSSCDIFELLRYLPKLQELGLDFHDYTLIEGGARKKFPTAFPSLKAIKLTRIRFSNGVVLSFALETIRHFSNLQTLEITGIMHLVDDPVPVLIPIPEVEYNTMELRSVVFNDFKGSENEVYLLKYFLACSPSLKKIVIHPDWSLALGEQFMLAKKLLKLHRASPIAEIHFD, from the exons ATGATGGCACTTGAAGCATCCGAGTTCGCACCGGAAGATATTATCAGCACCATGCCAGATAGCGTGGTAACCAATATTCTGCAACGATTGCCATTACAAGATGCAGTGAGGACCGGTATCCTGTCGAGAAACTGGAGGTTTAAATGGACTATGCTTACCCAACTCATATTCGATACGAACTTCTTTGCGCATTTAATAGAAAGAAGAGGCGAAAATACTTTCGGGATGATTATAAGTAGACTTCTTCTTCATCTTAATAGCACCATGACAAAGTCCGTCCTTGTCCTCACCCTATTGGACGTTGTAGATATTCATCACTTGATTTTGTTCTTGTCGGAAAAAGGAATTAAGGACCTCACTCTTACAAGTTGGTGTAAACCACAAGTGAAGTTGCCTACCCATCTTTTCTCTAGTTTAGAGTTGAAACATTTGAATATTTCCGGCTGTTGTTTCAATCCTCCACCTAGTTTTCGTGGTTTTCCGAACCTGTTGAGCTTAGAGTTATGTAACGTACAATTTGGAGGCGACCTTGGGGAGTTTCTTGCTCAGTGTCCCTTACTCGAGAGTTTGGACCTCGGTTATCTTTCTTACTCAGGCAACTTGAAACCAGCTGAGATTGCAAAATTtgaaaatctcaaaatattatctTTGTCATTGTGTCATCTTGAGACTACGACGACCACAAGTTCTTGTGACATCTTTGAGCTTTTGCGTTATCTTCCAAAACTTCAAGAGCTTGGTTTGGATTTCCATGACTACACG TTGATAGAAGGCGGTGCTAGAAAGAAGTTCCCCACTGCGTTTCCCTCCCTCAAGGCTATTAAATTAACAAGAATACGTTTTAGCAATGGTGTTGTGTTATCGTTTGCTTTAGAAACGATCAGACACTTCTCAAATTTGCAGACCCTTGAAATCACAGGAATTATGCATCTT GTTGATGACCCAGTTCCAGTTTTAATTCCGATTCCGGAGGTAGAATACAACACGATGGAGCTTCGGAGTGTGGTGTTCAACGATTTTAAAGGTTCAGAGAATGAAGTATATTTGCTAAAGTATTTCCTTGCGTGTTCTCCGTCCCTGAAAAAGATTGTTATTCATCCTGACTGGAGTCTAGCGCTTGGTGAACAGTTCATGTTGGCTAAGAAGTTGTTGAAGCTCCATCGCGCTTCCCCGATAGCTGAAATCCATTTTGATTAG